Proteins from a single region of Xiphias gladius isolate SHS-SW01 ecotype Sanya breed wild chromosome 2, ASM1685928v1, whole genome shotgun sequence:
- the slc26a5 gene encoding prestin, with the protein MEQEEAAAREDADAQLMYRIERPVYDEAFIRSQLLSRRENSTTLRERLAHQFRCSSKRARAAALSFLPILTWLPSYPVKQYLFSDVVSGLSTGVVQLPQGLAYAMLAAVPPVYGLYSSFYPVLLYTFFGTSRHISVGTFAVVSLMIGGVAVREAPDSMFYVLPANGSNMSAVLDVEARDARRVQVAVVLTTLVGIIQIVFGLLRFGFVAIYLTEPLVRGFTTAASVHVVVSQLKYLLGVKTQRFSGPLSAIYSVKAVFSDIASTNVTTLILGLVCLVFLYAVKDLNERFKKKLPVPIPGEIIVVIVSTGVSYGLSLSEDYLVDVVGKIPTGLLPPAAPEFSLLPSLVTDSFAVAIVGFSMGISLAKIFALKHGYSVDGNQELIALGLCNFISSFFQTFAVTCSMSRSLVQESTGGKTQIAGLLASFVVLLVVVAVGFVFQPLPQTALAAIIMVNLMGMFKQFRDIPTLWRTSKIELAIWLVAFVASVLLGLDYGLLVAIAFTILTVIYRTQSPKNAVLGHVPGTGLYCDVDEYEEAAECEGIKIFHSNSSIYFANSDLYVNALKKKTGVNPEHLKEARKARKKQKEKANSNHGSPPKICVKYEKQGVSHAVLSYNGQLGDRHSKSDSEETVFLEPPHTVHSIVLDWTSASFVDSVGAKAIKQLVKEYAAVDVRVVIAGCSRSLLAELDTLQFFSGVMTTDMVFPTVHDAVLHCRDSASHPTAAPADETT; encoded by the exons ATGGAGCAAGAGGAAGCGGCAGCCAGGGAGGACGCAGACGCGCAGCTGATGTACAGGATAGAGCGCCCAGTCTACGATGAAGCCTTCATCCGCTCGCAGCTTCTCAGCCGCAGAGAAAACTCCACCACCCTCCGAGAGAGGCTCGCACACCAGTTCCG GTGTTCGTCAAAGAGGGCCAGGGCAGCAGCTCTGAGCTTCCTGCCTATTCTAACATGGCTGCCATCCTATCCGGTCAAGCAGTACTTGTTTTCGGATGTGGTCTCGGGTCTCAGCACAGGAGTTGTGCAGCTCCCACAAG GTCTAGCCTATGCTATGCTGGCTGCTGTGCCTCCAGTTTATGGTCTGTACTCCTCCTTCTACCCCGTTCTGCTCTACACCTTCTTCGGCACGTCAAGACACATATCAGTGG GCACCTTCGCAGTTGTAAGTCTGATGATTGGGGGTGTTGCAGTGAGGGAAGCCCCAGATTCGATGTTTTACGTCCTGCCTGCAAACGGATCCAACATGTCTGCCGTCCTGGACGTGGAGGCTCGTGATGCCAGGAGGGTCCAGGTGGCCGTGGTGCTCACCACCCTGGTGGGAATCATCCAG ATTGTCTTCGGTCTCCTCAGGTTTGGCTTTGTGGCGATCTACCTCACTGAGCCCCTGGTGCGAGGCTTCACTACAGCAGCATCTGTGCACGTCGTCGTCTCCCAGCTAAAGTACCTGCTGGGGGTGAAGACACAGCGTTTCAGTGGGCCCCTCTCTGCTATTTAT AGTGTCAAGGCGGTATTCAGTGACATCGCCAGCACCAACGTCACCACTCTCATCCTGGGCCTCGTGTGTCTCGTCTTCCTGTATGCGGTCAAAGACCTCAATGAGCGCTTCAAAAAGAAACTGCCCGTTCCCATTCCCGGGGAGATTATTGTGGTCATCGTGTCAACCGGCGTCTCGTATGGCCTGTCTTTGTCAGAAGACTACTTGGTGGATGTGGTTGGGAAGATACCAACAGG GCTTCTCCCCCCTGCTGCCCCAGAGTTCTCTCTGTTACCCAGTTTGGTCACAGACTCCTTCGCTGTAGCGATTGTAGGATTCTCAATGGGCATCTCACTTGCCAAGATCTTTGCCCTGAAGCACGGGTACAGCGTGGACGGCAACCAG GAGCTGATTGCCCTCGGTCTGTGTAACTTCATCAGCTCTTTCTTCCAAACCTTCGCCGTCACTTGCTCCATGTCAAGAAGCTTGGTGCAGGAGAGcacaggaggaaaaacacag ATCGCGGGGCTGCTGGCGTCTTTCgtggtgctgctggtggtggtggccGTTGGTTTTGTCTTCCAGCCACTCCCTCAG ACTGCGCTGGCGGCCATCATCATGGTCAACTTGATGGGGATGTTCAAACAGTTCAGAGACATTCCTACTCTATGGAGGACCAGTAAGATCGAACTG GCCATCTGGCTGGTGGCCTTTGTGGCGTCTGTGCTGCTGGGCCTGGATTACGGCCTCCTGGTGGCTATCGCGTTCACCATACTGACAGTCATCTACAGAACGCAGAG CCCCAAAAATGCCGTCTTGGGCCATGTTCCCGGTACCGGGCTGTACTGCGACGTGGATGAGTATGAAGAG GCAGCTGAATGTGAGGGGATTAAGATTTTCCACTCCAACTCCTCAATCTACTTTGCCAACAGTGACCTTTATGTGAATGCCCTCAAGAAGAAG ACGGGAGTAAACCCCGAACACTTAAAAGAAGCTCGgaaagccagaaaaaaacagaaggagaagGCAAACAGCAACCACGGCTCTCCACCCAAGATCTGTGTCAAG TACGAGAAGCAGGGAGTGTCCCACGCGGTTTTGTCCTACAACGGCCAGTTGGGGGACAGACACAGCAAGTCAGACTCAGAGGAGACCGTCTTCCTTGAGCCTCCCCACACTGTCCACTCCATCGTCCTGGACTGGACGTCTGCCAGCTTCGTTGACTCTGTGGGAGCAAAAGCCATCAAACAg CTCGTTAAGGAATACGCAGCCGTGGATGTCCGGGTGGTTATAGCCGGCTGCAGCA GAAGCCTGTTGGCTGAGCTGGACACCTTACAGTTCTTCAGCGGGGTCATGACCACAGACATGGTGTTCCCCACAGTCCATGACGCTGTGCTGCACTGTCGAGACTCCGCGTCCCACCCGACGGCTGCTCCCGCCGATGAAACGACCTGA
- the psmc2 gene encoding 26S proteasome regulatory subunit 7, with protein MPDYLGDDQRKIKEEEKDDSPIRALDEGDIALLKTYGQSIYSRQIKQVVDDVLQLLKKISELTGIKESDTGLAPPALWDLAADKQTLQSEQPLQVARCTKIINADSEDPKYIINVKQFAKFVVDLSDQVAPTDIEEGMRVGVDRNKYQIHIPLPPKIDPTVTMMQVEEKPDVTYSDVGGCKEQIEKLREVVETPLLHPERFVNLGIEPPKGVLLFGPPGTGKTLCARAVANRTDACFIRVIGSELVQKYVGEGARMVRELFEMARTKKACLIFFDEIDAIGGARFDDGAGGDNEVQRTMLELINQLDGFDPRGNIKVLMATNRPDTLDPALMRPGRLDRKIEFSLPDLEGRTHIFKIHARSMSVERDIRFELLARLCPNSTGAEIRSVCTEAGMFAIRARRKIATEKDFLEAVNKVIKSYAKFSATPRYMTYN; from the exons ATGCCTGATTATTTGGGAGACGATCAAAGGAAGataaaggaagaggagaaggacgaCTCGCCTATCAGAG CTCTGGACGAGGGGGACATCGCGCTGCTGAAAACCTAT GGTCAAAGCATCTACTCCAGACAGATCAAGCAAGTGGTGGACGACGTCCTCCAGCTGCTCAAGAAGATCAGCGAGCTGACCG GGATTAAGGAGTCAGACACCGGCCTGGCCCCCCCTGCGCTCTGGGATCTGGCTGCTGACAAACAGACTCTGCAGAGTGAACAGCCGCTGCAGGTGGCAAG ATGCACAAAGATCATCAATGCAGACTCAGAGGACCCAAAATACATCATCAATGTCAAACAGTTTGCCAAGTTTGTGGTGGACCTGAGCGACCAGGTGGCTCCCACTGACATTGAGGAGGGCATGAGAGTCGG tgTTGACAGAAACAAGTATCAGATCCacattcctctgcctcccaaGATCGACCCCACTGTCACCATGATGCAG GTGGAGGAGAAGCCTGATGTGACCTACAGTGACGTTGGTGGATGTAAGGAGCAGATTGAGAAGCTGAGGGAAGTGGTGGAGACCCCCCTGCTGCAT CCCGAGAGGTTTGTCAATCTGGGCATTGAGCCTCCAAAGGGCGTGCTGCTGTTTGGGCCCCCTGGCACCGGAAAGACCCTGTGTGCCCGTGCCGTGGCCAACAGGACGGACGCCTGCTTTATCAGAGTCATCGGCTCCGAGCTGGTGCAGAAGTATGTGGGAGAG GGAGCCAGGATGGTGCGGGAGCTCTTTGAAATGGCCCGGACCAAGAAAGCCTGTCTGATCTTTTTTGATGAAATTGATGCCATTGGAG GTGCTCGTTTTGACGACGGTGCCGGGGGAGACAATGAGGTCCAGAGGACCATGCTGGAGCTCATCAACCAACTGGACGGCTTCGACCCTCGTGGCAACATCAAAGTTCTGATGGCCACCAACAGACCGGACACGCTGGACCCGGCCCTGATGAGACCCGGGCGTCTGGACAGGAAGATCGAGTTCAGCCTGCCTGACCTGGAG GGTCGCACACACATCTTCAAGATCCACGCCCGCTCTATGAGTGTGGAGAGAGACATTCGCTTTGAGCTGCTGGCTCGTCTCTGTCCCAACAGCACTG GCGCCGAGATCCGCAGTGTGTGCACAGAGGCAGGCATGTTCGCCATCAGAGCCCGCAGGAAGATCGCCACAGAGAAAGACTTCCTGGAGGCCGTCAACAAGGTCATCAAGTCCTACGCCAAGTTCAGCGCCACCCCCAGATACATGACCTACaactga
- the dnajc2 gene encoding dnaJ homolog subfamily C member 2: protein MLLEALDGDETVAFAAAAASVQVQVEPVGRWFEAYVKRRNRSTSASFQELEEEETSSEESEDEEFQVEEYPMLRTLDPKDWKNQDHYAVLGLPHLRYKATQKQIKAAHKAIVLKHHPDKRKAAGEQIVEGDNDYFTCITKAIEILSDPVKRRAFDSVDPTFDNAVPSKSEGKENFFQVFSPVFERNARWSSKKHVPKLGTMESSFEEVDNFYSFWYNFDSWREFSYLDEEEKEKAECRDERRWIEKQNRASRAQRKKEEMNRIRTLVDTAYSCDPRIKKFKEEEKARKESEKKAKAEAKKREQDEKERARQAELEAARLAKEKEEEEAKQVAQQAKKEKEIQKKAIKKERQKLRTTCKNWNYFADNEADSVKMMEEVEKLCDRLELISLQSLNEILASGSKEDSKAAVEKQVQEVNAQLQREREAEVQARQAARSAEQASGGGGAGGKGWNEDDLQLLIKAVNLFPAGTNARWEVIANYMNLHSTSGMKRTAKDVINKAKNLQRLDPVQKDEINKKAFEKFRKEHTSVAPSIDNAVPSERFDASGSDGNAAPWTTEEQKLLEQALKTYPVSTPERWEKIAAAVPGRSKKDCMKRYKELVEMVKAKKAAQEQVAAKSKK from the exons ATGCTGTTAGAAGCGCTGGACGGCGACGAAACGGTTGCGTTCGCAGCCGCTGCCG CCTCTGTGCAGGTCCAGGTGGAGCCGGTGGGCCGATGGTTTGAGGCCTACGtgaagaggaggaacaggagcACGTCAGCCTCCTtccaggagctggaggaagaggagacgtCATCCGAGGAGTCGGAGGATGAGGAGTTTCAGGTGGAGGAGTACCCCATGCTCCGAACACTCGACCCCAAAGACTGGAAG AATCAAGATCACTATGCTGTCCTCGGGCTCCCACACCTGAGGTACAAGGCCACTCAGAAACAGATCAAGGCTGCCC ACAAAGCGATTGTGTTGAAGCACCATCCTGACAAAAGGAAAGCTGCAGGAGAGCAGATTGTAGAGGGAGACAATGACTACTTTACCTGTATAACTAAAG CTATAGAAATCCTGTCGGATCCTGTGAAGAGAAGAGCCTTCGACAGCGTAGATCCCACCTTCGACAACGCGGTGCCTTCAAAGAGCGAAGGCAAGGAAAACTTTTTCCAAGTCTTTTCTCCCGTTTTTGAGAGAAATGCAAGATGGTCTTCCAAAAAGCACGTACCCAAGCTGGGAACCATGGAGTCGTCTTTTGAAGAGGTGGAtaatttttactctttttg GTACAACTTCGACTCCTGGAGGGAATTCTCGTACTTggatgaagaggaaaaggaaaaggctgAATG TCGAGATGAGAGGAGGTGGATTGAGAAGCAGAATCGAGCCTCCAGAGctcagaggaagaaggaggagatgaaCAGAATACGAACACTAGTTG ATACCGCCTACAGCTGCGACCCTAGAATAAAGAAattcaaagaagaagaaaaagcccGGAAGGAGTCTGAGAAGAAGGCTAAAGCTGAAGCCAAGAAAAGAGAGCAGGACGAGAAGGAGCGA GCCCGGCAGGCGGAGCTGGAGGCGGCTCGTCTGgcgaaggagaaggaggaggaggaagcaaaACAGGTGGCCCAGCaggcaaagaaagagaaggagatcCAGAAGAAGGCCAtcaagaaggagagacagaaactcAGGACCACCTGCAAG AACTGGAACTACTTTGCCGACAATGAAGCTGacagtgtgaaaatgatggAGGAAGTGGAGAAGCTCTGTGACAGGCTGGAGCTGATAAG TCTGCAGTCCCTGAATGAAATCCTGGCCTCGGGCTCAAAAGAAGACAGCAAGGCAGCTGTGGAGAAGcag GTGCAGGAGGTGAACGCCCAGCTGCAGCGGGAGAGGGAGGCCGAGGTCCAGGCGAGGCAGGCGGCTCGCAGTGCCGAGCAGGccagcggaggaggaggagccggGGGGAAGGGCTGGAACGAGGACGACCTCCAGCTGCTCATCAAGGCGGTCAACCTGTTCCCTGCTGGAACCAACGCCAG ATGGGAAGTTATTGCCAACTATATGAACCTGCACTCCACCAGCGGCATGAAGAGGACAGCCAAAGACGTCATCAACAAAGCCAAGAATCTACAACGACTGG ATCCAGTACAGAAAGATGAAATCAACAAAAAGGCCTTTGAGAAGTTCAGGAAGGAACACACTTCAGTGGCGCCCTCCATAGATAACGCCGTGCCCTCAGAGAGGTTTGACG CCTCTGGTAGCGATGGCAACGCTGCGCCCTGGACCACAGAGGAACAGAAACTTCTGGAACAAGCCCTGAAGACCTACCCAGTCAGCACACCCGAGCGGTGGGAGAAGATCGCTGCCGCCGTCCCTGGACGGAGCAAGAAAGACTGTATGAAGAGGTACAAG gagctggtggagatgGTTAAAGCCAAGAAAGCTGCTCAGGAGCAAGTGGCGGCCAAGagtaaaaaatga
- the pmpcb gene encoding mitochondrial-processing peptidase subunit beta, with protein sequence MAGSLQCLTSAGRYLLRRHLLKTNSLSRLSAGPRRLLATQAAHQVALNVPETKVTTLENGLRVASEDAGLTTCTVGLWIDAGSRYENERNNGTAHFLEHMAFKGTRKRSQLDLELEIENMGAHLNAYTSREQTVYYAKAFSKDLPRAVEILADIIQNSTLGEAEIERERGVILREMQEVETNLQEVVFDYLHATAYKSTALGRTILGPTENIKTINRGDLVEYITTHYKGPRIVLAAAGGVSHDELIDLAKYHFGKLPGRYQGEAPALPPCLFTGSEIRVRDDKMPLAHIAIAVEAVGWSHPDTIPLMVANTLIGNWDRSFGGGVNLSSKLAQMACQGNLCHSFQSFNTCYTDTGLWGLYMVCEPGTINDMMRFTQAEWMSLCTSVTESEVARAKNLLKTNMLLHLDGSTPICEDIGRQMLCYSRRIPLHELEARIDAIDAKTIKDVCTKYIFNKAPAIAAVGPIEQLPDYDQIRSGMFWMRT encoded by the exons ATGGCGGGGTCCTTACAGTGTCTCACGTCTGCTGGGAGATATCTCCTACGAAGACATTTACTGAAGACAAATTCCTTGAGCAGG CTCTCAGCTGGTCCTCGCAGACTCTTGGCAACCCAGGCTGCTCACCAGGTGGCCCTCAACGTTCCCGAGACCAAGGTGACCACCTTAGAGAACGGACTCCGGGTGGCCTCGGAGGATGCCGGGCTCACCACTTGCACA GTGGGCCTCTGGATAGACGCCGGCAGTCGCTACGAGAACGAGAGAAATAATGGCACGGCACATTTCCTGGAGCACATGGCATTCAAG GGCACCAGGAAACGGTCCCAGCTGGATCTGGAGCTGGAGATTGAGAACATGGGGGCTCACCTGAACGCCTACACGTCCCGGGAGCAAACTGTGTATTACGCCAAAGCGTTCTCTAAGGATCTTCCACGAG CTGTGGAGATCCTTGCTGACATCATCCAGAACAGTACGCTTGGCGAGGCCGAGATTGAGAGGGAGCGAGGGGTCATCCTCAGAGAGATGCAGGAAGTGGAGACCAATCTGCAGGAAGTGGTCTTTGACTACCTGCATGCTACAGCGTACAAGTCCACGGCGCTAGGCAGGACCATCCTGGGCCCCACCGAGAACATCAA GACCATCAACAGAGGAGACCTGGTTGAGTACATCACCACTCACTACAAAGGCCCCAGAATAGtgctggctgctgctggag GAGTTTCACATGATGAGCTCATCGATTTGGCCAAGTATCACTTTGGAAAACTTCCAGGCAGATATCAAGGCGAAGCCCCGGCGCTTCCTCCCTGCCTCTTCACAGGAAGTGAG ATCCGTGTGCGCGATGACAAGATGCCGCTGGCTCATATCGCCATCGCCGTGGAGGCAGTTGGATGGTCTCACCCTGACACCATCCCCCTCATGGTGGCAAACACGCTCATCGGAAACTGGGACCGCTCCTTCGGTGGAGGCGTG AATCTCTCCAGTAAGCTGGCTCAGATGGCCTGTCAGGGGAACCTGTGCCACAGCTTCCAGTCCTTCAACACTTGCTACACGGACACGGGCCTGTGGGGGCTCTACATGGTGTGTGAGCCCGGCACCATCAATGACATGATGCGCTTCACTCAGGCGGAATG GATGTCTCTCTGTACGAGCGTGACGGAGAGCGAGGTGGCTCGGGCAAAGAATCTGCTCAAGACCAACATGCTCCTGCATCTGGACG gATCCACCCCCATCTGTGAGGACATTGGCAGACAGATGTTGTGCTACAGCCGCAGGATCCCTCTGCATGAGCTGGAGGCCAGAATTGAT GCCATTGATGCTAAGACCATTAAGGATGTGTGCACCAAATACATCTTCAACAAGGCTCCTGCCATTGCGGCCGTTG GTCCGATTGAACAGCTGCCAGACTACGACCAGATCCGCAGTGGAATGTTCTGGATGAGAACCTGA